A section of the Streptomyces sp. NBC_01591 genome encodes:
- a CDS encoding TadE family type IV pilus minor pilin: MRSSESGPRACAGGDRGAVTAEAAMAIPVLVVFALVLVWALMAASAQIRCVDAARAGARAAARSEPEAQVLEVTRSAAPGGAEVAMERAGELWRVRVAASLPGPGPLALTLHAEAAALAEATVGVAQ, encoded by the coding sequence ATGCGAAGTTCTGAGAGCGGTCCCAGGGCGTGCGCCGGAGGGGATCGGGGTGCGGTGACGGCGGAAGCGGCCATGGCGATTCCGGTGCTGGTGGTGTTCGCCCTGGTGCTGGTCTGGGCGCTGATGGCTGCCTCCGCCCAGATCCGGTGCGTGGACGCGGCGAGGGCCGGGGCGCGGGCGGCGGCCCGTTCCGAGCCGGAGGCGCAGGTGCTGGAGGTCACCCGTTCGGCGGCACCCGGCGGGGCCGAAGTCGCGATGGAACGGGCCGGGGAGCTGTGGCGGGTACGGGTGGCGGCGTCGCTGCCGGGGCCGGGCCCGCTGGCCCTGACGCTTCACGCGGAAGCGGCGGCACTGGCCGAGGCCACGGTGGGGGTGGCGCAGTGA
- a CDS encoding SulP family inorganic anion transporter, with product MSACVPTRHNRTSRSSRPPRASGVKRPHSPPPPRGGRFRIAGADLSASITVFLLAVPMSLGLAVAMDAPLEAGLISAAIGGIVAGLLGGTPLQVSGPSAGLTVVTAELIQIYGWRTTCAITIGAGLLQILLGSLRAARSALAVSPAIVHGTLAGIGVAIALAQLHIVLGGSPQSSAVANALALPDQLSRVSPAAPLIGVLTITVLVLWPRLPGRIGNTVRRIPAALAAVVTATVVAAIVAPGIARVDLPSWRSHALPEMPHGPVLALATAVFTVMLVASLESLLAAVAVDKLSAAPSPSISAPTTSPGSPASPALPARRADLDRELRAQGIANTLSGLVGGLAVSGGAVRSSANVRAGATGRASTVLHGVWVLLATGLLVTVLEWIPLAALAALVMMVGIQMVSFAHIRNVHKHREFLVYGATITGVVLFGVLKGVAIGIAVAVAIALHRLAQTRITVTNQGGQHLVVVRGQLTFLAVPRLSRTLGQLPQGGDAVVELDGFFMDHAAYEAIRDWSIAQTAHGGRVMFTGRSGGRIAEPSSAAHSCCRPWTPWRNHHCHDGPGRTPEADRGPGSPSDADPGADTGTNHTSNTPAPAPGPGPAPATPRRTGGNRLISGLSSFQRNTAPLVRDELARLAIEGQRPSQLFITCADSRLVTSMITASGPGDLFTVRNIGNLVPLPNAESGDDSVGAAIEYAVDVLKVESITVCGHSGCGAMQALLGAKPDPETPPTSLWRWLRHGLPSLERMASRHHAWARISGRLPTDALEQLCLTNVVQQLDHLRAHESVARRLAEGTLRLHGMYFHVGEAQAYLLTEGASNGLELDEVFDRVEPGGPSSLSGPSNPGRAGDPGDPSGPGELERTGV from the coding sequence ATGTCTGCTTGCGTCCCCACTCGTCACAACCGCACATCCCGTAGTTCGCGCCCACCACGCGCCTCGGGAGTCAAGCGACCACACAGCCCGCCGCCACCGCGCGGTGGACGATTCCGCATCGCGGGCGCAGATCTGTCCGCATCGATCACGGTCTTCCTGCTCGCCGTACCCATGTCGCTCGGCCTCGCCGTCGCCATGGACGCCCCGCTGGAGGCCGGCCTCATCTCCGCCGCGATCGGCGGCATCGTCGCCGGACTGCTCGGCGGCACCCCCCTCCAGGTCAGCGGACCGTCCGCCGGACTGACCGTGGTCACAGCCGAGTTGATCCAGATCTACGGCTGGCGCACCACCTGCGCGATCACCATCGGCGCCGGACTGCTGCAGATCCTGCTCGGCTCGCTGCGGGCGGCGCGCAGTGCCCTCGCCGTCAGCCCCGCCATCGTCCACGGCACCCTCGCCGGAATCGGCGTGGCCATCGCACTCGCCCAGCTGCACATCGTGCTCGGCGGCTCGCCGCAGAGTTCAGCCGTCGCCAACGCCCTCGCACTTCCCGACCAGTTGAGCCGGGTGAGCCCGGCCGCCCCGCTCATCGGCGTGCTGACCATCACCGTTCTGGTCCTGTGGCCACGGCTTCCGGGCCGGATCGGCAACACCGTACGACGGATTCCGGCCGCCCTCGCCGCGGTGGTGACCGCCACGGTGGTGGCTGCGATCGTCGCACCCGGGATCGCCCGGGTCGATCTGCCGTCCTGGCGCTCGCACGCCCTGCCGGAGATGCCGCACGGCCCCGTACTCGCCCTGGCCACCGCCGTGTTCACGGTGATGCTGGTGGCCAGCCTGGAGTCGCTGCTCGCCGCGGTGGCCGTGGACAAGCTGTCGGCCGCGCCTTCGCCCTCGATCTCGGCTCCGACCACCTCACCCGGCTCACCCGCTTCGCCCGCGCTGCCCGCCAGACGCGCCGATCTCGACCGTGAGCTGCGCGCCCAGGGCATCGCCAACACCTTGTCCGGGCTGGTGGGCGGGCTGGCCGTGTCCGGGGGCGCGGTACGCAGTTCGGCGAACGTACGCGCCGGGGCGACGGGACGTGCCTCCACCGTGCTGCACGGCGTCTGGGTGCTGCTCGCCACCGGACTGCTGGTCACCGTGCTGGAGTGGATCCCGTTGGCCGCGCTCGCCGCGCTGGTGATGATGGTCGGCATCCAGATGGTGAGTTTCGCCCACATCCGCAACGTCCATAAACACCGCGAATTCCTGGTGTACGGAGCGACGATCACCGGCGTGGTCCTCTTCGGAGTACTCAAGGGCGTGGCGATCGGCATCGCGGTGGCGGTGGCGATCGCCCTGCACCGTCTGGCCCAGACCCGGATCACGGTCACTAATCAGGGCGGACAGCATCTGGTCGTCGTACGAGGCCAGTTGACGTTCCTCGCGGTGCCCCGGCTCAGCCGTACGCTCGGCCAGCTGCCCCAGGGCGGGGATGCCGTCGTCGAACTGGACGGCTTCTTCATGGACCATGCGGCGTACGAGGCGATCCGGGACTGGAGCATCGCCCAGACCGCCCACGGCGGCAGGGTCATGTTCACCGGCAGGTCCGGCGGCCGGATCGCCGAGCCCTCCTCGGCCGCGCACTCCTGTTGCCGCCCCTGGACACCGTGGCGCAACCATCACTGCCACGACGGGCCCGGCCGTACGCCCGAAGCCGACCGCGGTCCCGGCAGCCCCTCCGACGCCGACCCCGGCGCCGACACCGGCACCAACCACACCAGCAACACCCCCGCGCCCGCCCCAGGTCCCGGCCCGGCCCCCGCGACCCCCCGCCGGACCGGCGGCAATCGGCTGATCAGCGGGCTGAGTTCGTTCCAGCGCAACACCGCTCCGCTGGTGCGCGATGAGCTGGCCCGTCTGGCCATCGAGGGGCAGCGCCCGTCCCAGCTCTTCATCACCTGCGCGGACTCCCGCCTGGTCACCAGCATGATCACGGCGAGCGGCCCGGGCGATCTGTTCACCGTGCGGAACATCGGCAATCTGGTGCCCTTGCCGAACGCCGAGTCGGGTGACGACTCGGTGGGCGCAGCGATCGAGTACGCGGTGGATGTGCTGAAGGTGGAGTCCATCACCGTCTGCGGGCACTCCGGCTGCGGAGCGATGCAGGCGCTGCTCGGCGCCAAACCAGACCCGGAGACTCCGCCCACGTCCCTGTGGCGGTGGCTGAGACATGGGCTGCCGAGCCTGGAGCGGATGGCGTCCCGGCACCACGCCTGGGCCCGGATCTCCGGACGGCTGCCGACCGATGCGCTGGAGCAGCTCTGCCTCACCAATGTGGTCCAGCAGTTGGACCATCTGCGGGCACACGAATCGGTGGCGCGGCGGCTGGCCGAAGGCACGCTCCGGCTGCACGGCATGTACTTCCATGTGGGCGAGGCACAGGCCTACCTGCTGACTGAGGGGGCGAGCAACGGGCTGGAGCTCGACGAGGTCTTCGACCGCGTGGAGCCCGGTGGCCCCTCCAGCCTCAGCGGCCCCTCCAACCCTGGAAGGGCCGGCGACCCCGGCGATCCCTCCGGGCCCGGCGAGTTGGAACGCACCGGCGTCTGA
- a CDS encoding DUF4244 domain-containing protein, with protein sequence MVQRIRDWVRGMARRVRSDSGMTTSEYAVGTIAACAFAAVLYKVVTSQPVMSALQSLLKDALDAKF encoded by the coding sequence ATGGTGCAGCGAATCAGGGACTGGGTGCGCGGCATGGCACGCCGAGTTCGGTCGGACAGCGGAATGACGACATCCGAATATGCGGTGGGGACGATCGCGGCCTGTGCGTTCGCGGCGGTGCTCTACAAGGTGGTCACCAGCCAGCCGGTCATGTCCGCACTGCAGTCACTGCTGAAGGACGCGCTCGATGCGAAGTTCTGA
- a CDS encoding oxidoreductase translates to MSTTASDPLAALGSLPGVADAVDSVRKAVDRVYGHRVMRRRSNEVTAEAALRGARGSAALSGADWNLEEVRRRTDFSGDGEAHVIGAALRLTAEAGQLLSIWRQSPLRVLARLHLVAAGGAAPDDAVGRPRLAGEPVDEPLVEAPLPDADEVAGRLEGLSGLILSGTSAPALVTAAVVHGEMLALRPFGSYNGLVARTAERIVLIGSGLDPKSICPAEVGHAEQGRAAYIAAFEGYLSGTPEGMAAWIAYCGRSVELGVRESTAVCEALQRGAA, encoded by the coding sequence ATGAGTACGACTGCCTCTGATCCGCTCGCCGCCCTGGGTTCCCTGCCGGGGGTCGCCGACGCGGTGGACTCCGTACGCAAGGCCGTCGACCGGGTCTACGGTCACCGCGTCATGCGGCGCCGCAGCAACGAGGTCACCGCGGAAGCGGCGCTGCGCGGTGCCCGCGGTTCGGCGGCGCTGTCGGGCGCCGACTGGAACCTGGAGGAGGTGCGCCGACGCACCGACTTCAGTGGTGACGGTGAGGCGCATGTGATCGGAGCGGCCCTGAGGCTGACCGCCGAAGCGGGCCAACTGCTCTCCATCTGGCGGCAGTCGCCGCTGCGGGTGCTGGCACGGCTGCATCTGGTCGCGGCCGGCGGGGCGGCACCCGACGATGCTGTCGGCCGGCCGAGGCTGGCGGGCGAGCCTGTGGACGAGCCGCTGGTCGAGGCGCCGCTGCCGGACGCCGACGAGGTGGCCGGGCGGTTGGAGGGGCTCTCCGGGCTGATCCTTTCGGGTACTTCGGCGCCTGCGCTGGTGACAGCGGCCGTCGTGCACGGTGAAATGCTGGCCCTGCGCCCCTTCGGCTCGTACAACGGCCTTGTCGCGCGGACCGCCGAGCGGATCGTGCTGATCGGGAGCGGGCTCGACCCCAAGTCGATCTGCCCCGCCGAGGTCGGCCATGCCGAGCAGGGGCGGGCGGCGTACATCGCGGCGTTCGAGGGCTATCTGTCGGGAACGCCGGAGGGGATGGCGGCTTGGATCGCGTACTGCGGACGCTCCGTGGAACTGGGTGTCAGGGAGTCGACGGCGGTGTGCGAGGCCCTGCAGCGCGGAGCCGCGTAA
- a CDS encoding TadA family conjugal transfer-associated ATPase, with product MTEMLLDAVRQRLAQSGAAPTPAGVAAALRAQGRLLGDAEVLGAADELRGELVGTGVLEPLLADPVVTDVLVSAPDRVWVDRGGGLELTGVTFTDAAAVRRLAQRLAAVAGRRLDDARPWVDARLPDGTRMHAVLPPVSVGSTCLSLRVVRPRAFSLTELVAAGTVPPGGDRVLRALVEARVSYLISGGTGAGKTTLLSSLLGAVGARERIVLAEDSAELRPGHPHVVRLESRPANQEGAGRVTLRDLVRQALRMRPDRLVVGEVRGAEVTELLAALNTGHEGGCGTVHANAAEHVPARLEALGTAAGLDRTALHSQLAAALSVVIHLVRDRAGQRRIAEVQVLERDAAGLVVTVPALRWGADGFVREQGWERLRSLIGGAL from the coding sequence ATGACGGAGATGCTGCTCGACGCCGTACGGCAGCGGCTCGCGCAGAGCGGTGCGGCGCCGACGCCGGCCGGGGTCGCGGCCGCGCTGCGGGCCCAGGGGCGGCTGCTCGGGGACGCCGAAGTGCTCGGTGCAGCCGATGAGTTGCGTGGCGAGCTGGTCGGGACCGGGGTGCTGGAGCCGCTGCTCGCCGATCCGGTGGTGACAGATGTGCTGGTCTCCGCGCCGGACCGGGTGTGGGTGGACCGGGGCGGAGGTCTCGAACTCACCGGGGTGACCTTCACGGACGCCGCCGCGGTACGCAGGCTGGCACAGCGGCTGGCCGCCGTGGCGGGGCGGCGGCTGGACGACGCCCGCCCCTGGGTGGACGCGAGGCTGCCGGACGGCACCCGTATGCATGCCGTGCTGCCGCCGGTGTCCGTCGGCTCGACGTGCCTGTCGCTGCGGGTGGTGCGGCCCAGGGCCTTCTCGCTGACGGAGCTGGTTGCGGCGGGGACGGTGCCGCCGGGCGGTGACCGGGTGTTGCGGGCCTTGGTGGAGGCCCGGGTCTCGTATCTGATCAGTGGAGGGACGGGTGCCGGGAAGACGACTCTTCTGTCGAGCCTGCTGGGTGCGGTCGGGGCGCGGGAGCGAATCGTGCTCGCCGAGGACTCGGCGGAGTTGCGGCCGGGCCATCCGCATGTGGTGCGCCTGGAGTCGCGCCCCGCCAACCAGGAGGGGGCGGGCCGGGTGACCCTCAGGGACCTGGTGCGGCAGGCGTTGCGGATGCGGCCCGACCGGCTGGTGGTCGGGGAGGTCCGGGGCGCCGAGGTCACCGAACTCCTGGCCGCGCTGAACACGGGCCACGAAGGCGGTTGCGGGACGGTTCACGCCAATGCGGCCGAGCACGTACCGGCCCGTCTCGAAGCCCTGGGGACGGCGGCGGGGCTGGACCGGACGGCGCTCCACAGCCAGTTGGCGGCCGCGCTGTCGGTGGTGATTCATCTCGTGCGGGACCGGGCCGGGCAGCGGCGGATCGCCGAGGTGCAGGTTCTGGAGCGGGACGCGGCAGGGCTGGTGGTGACCGTGCCCGCGCTGCGCTGGGGTGCCGATGGATTCGTGCGGGAGCAGGGCTGGGAGCGGTTGCGGTCGCTGATCGGGGGTGCGTTGTGA
- a CDS encoding type II secretion system F family protein codes for MSGVTGEAVRLAAAVCAVLSAVVCPALALAGLRRRRTVRRRGAALLAIDRPKRRRERRSGREPTAPGARTKEWIAPLGAAAAGWVLVGGLPGCVAGLVGAYGAWRWQRARSSPEPGDGLAEMAEAARQLPLAADLLAACISAGAGPREAAEAVGESLGGPVGVRLARTAAEIRLGGEPAAAWGRFGEIPGAGALARCLERAGSTGAPAAEPVARLAEAMRAERASAAVARAQRAGVLITAPVGLCFLPAFLTVGVAPVVIGLATGLLHTG; via the coding sequence GTGAGCGGGGTCACCGGCGAAGCCGTCCGCCTGGCGGCGGCAGTGTGCGCGGTGCTGAGTGCGGTCGTCTGTCCCGCCCTTGCCCTGGCGGGGCTTCGGAGGAGGCGGACGGTGCGCCGCCGGGGCGCGGCACTGCTGGCGATCGACCGGCCGAAGCGTCGGCGCGAGCGCAGGAGTGGGCGCGAACCCACGGCACCCGGTGCCCGGACGAAGGAGTGGATCGCGCCACTGGGCGCTGCGGCGGCGGGCTGGGTCCTGGTCGGCGGCCTGCCGGGGTGCGTGGCAGGGCTGGTGGGGGCCTACGGCGCCTGGCGGTGGCAGCGGGCCCGAAGCAGCCCCGAACCGGGGGACGGGCTCGCGGAGATGGCGGAGGCGGCACGTCAGCTCCCGCTGGCGGCCGACCTGTTGGCGGCCTGCATCTCCGCCGGAGCCGGGCCGCGGGAGGCGGCGGAGGCGGTGGGGGAGTCGCTGGGCGGGCCGGTCGGCGTGCGCCTGGCACGGACGGCCGCGGAGATCCGTCTCGGTGGTGAACCTGCGGCGGCCTGGGGGCGGTTCGGGGAGATACCGGGTGCAGGTGCGCTGGCCCGCTGCCTGGAGCGGGCGGGGTCGACCGGGGCTCCGGCGGCGGAGCCGGTGGCGCGGCTGGCCGAGGCGATGCGGGCGGAACGTGCGAGTGCGGCCGTGGCACGCGCCCAGCGGGCAGGTGTGCTGATCACCGCTCCCGTCGGGCTCTGCTTTCTGCCCGCATTCCTGACAGTCGGGGTGGCGCCCGTGGTGATCGGTCTGGCGACCGGACTGCTTCACACCGGATGA
- the ssd gene encoding septum site-determining protein Ssd, with amino-acid sequence MTEDVELLDDLLRLCAAAGAEPEVHHSLPENRGSWERAPMVLVGDDAAQRCRGAVRRRGVMLVGREQDAPDVWRRAVEIGAEYVLRLPDSEGWLVDQIANAAEGVGRPALTVGVIGGRGGSGASTLACALAVTAARAGRRTMLIDGDPLGGGIDVLLGGERAEGMRWPDFAHSKGRVGGGALEESLPALHGLRVLSWGRDDWVAIPPQAMRAVLAAARRLGGVVVVDLPRRVDESVAEALAQLDLGLLVVPGELRAVAAAKRVASMAGMVLDDLRVVSRGPYAAGLDERWVARALGLPLAGELPLDAGLLAAQDGGAPPGGSARGPLARFCAAFWDRALAPEGAGGRADGGAS; translated from the coding sequence GTGACCGAGGATGTGGAACTGCTCGACGATCTGCTGCGGCTGTGTGCGGCCGCCGGCGCGGAACCGGAAGTTCATCACTCGCTGCCCGAAAACAGAGGCAGCTGGGAGCGGGCTCCGATGGTTCTCGTGGGCGACGATGCCGCCCAGCGATGCCGAGGTGCGGTGCGCAGGCGGGGCGTGATGCTCGTCGGCAGGGAACAGGACGCCCCGGATGTCTGGCGTCGAGCCGTGGAGATCGGGGCCGAATATGTGCTGAGGCTGCCCGATTCGGAGGGCTGGCTCGTCGACCAGATCGCCAATGCGGCGGAGGGAGTGGGCCGGCCGGCGCTCACCGTGGGGGTGATCGGCGGCCGGGGCGGCTCGGGTGCGTCCACACTGGCCTGCGCCCTCGCGGTGACCGCGGCCAGGGCCGGGCGGCGGACCATGCTGATCGACGGCGACCCGCTCGGCGGTGGCATCGATGTGCTGCTCGGTGGCGAACGGGCCGAGGGGATGCGATGGCCGGATTTCGCCCATTCCAAGGGGCGGGTCGGCGGGGGTGCGCTGGAGGAGTCACTGCCGGCGCTGCATGGGTTGCGGGTGCTCAGCTGGGGCCGCGACGACTGGGTGGCCATCCCGCCGCAGGCCATGCGGGCAGTGCTGGCCGCCGCACGCAGGCTCGGCGGGGTGGTGGTCGTAGATCTGCCGCGCCGGGTCGACGAATCGGTGGCCGAGGCGCTCGCGCAGCTGGACCTCGGGCTGTTGGTGGTCCCGGGGGAGCTTCGCGCGGTCGCGGCGGCGAAGCGTGTGGCGTCCATGGCGGGGATGGTCCTGGACGACCTGCGGGTGGTGTCCCGCGGGCCGTACGCGGCGGGCCTCGACGAACGATGGGTGGCGCGGGCGCTGGGGCTGCCGCTCGCCGGTGAACTCCCGCTCGACGCCGGGCTGCTGGCTGCTCAGGACGGCGGTGCGCCGCCGGGCGGTAGTGCGCGCGGTCCGCTGGCCAGGTTCTGCGCGGCCTTCTGGGATCGGGCGCTCGCACCGGAGGGCGCTGGGGGACGCGCCGATGGAGGTGCGTCATGA
- a CDS encoding ATP-binding protein, with the protein MKIAFVGKGGSGKTTLSSLFIRHLAANEAHVVAVDADINQHLGAALGLDDQEAAALPAMGAHLPLIKEYLRGSNPRIASSETMIKTTPPGEGSRLLRVREDNPIYDACARAVRLDDGEIRLMATGPFTESDLGVACYHSKVGAVELCLNHLVDGPDDYVVVDMTAGSDSFASGMFTRFDMTFLVAEPTRKGVSVYRQYKEYARDFGVALKVIGNKVQGEDDLEFLHAEVGDDLLVSVGHSDWVRSMEKGRPARFELLEADNRMALQALQNAAEDSYEQRDWGRYTRQMVHFHLKNAESWGNEKTGADLAAQVDPAFVLDERYAQDGATQPA; encoded by the coding sequence ATGAAGATCGCTTTCGTAGGGAAGGGCGGCAGCGGCAAGACGACGCTGTCCTCGCTCTTCATCCGCCACCTCGCCGCCAATGAAGCCCATGTCGTCGCGGTGGACGCCGACATCAACCAGCACCTCGGGGCCGCGCTCGGCCTCGATGACCAGGAGGCCGCCGCGCTGCCCGCCATGGGGGCGCACCTGCCTCTGATCAAGGAGTATCTGCGCGGCAGCAATCCCCGTATCGCCTCCAGCGAGACGATGATCAAGACGACTCCGCCCGGCGAGGGTTCACGGCTCCTGCGGGTCCGCGAGGACAACCCGATCTATGACGCGTGCGCCCGTGCGGTCCGCCTCGACGACGGGGAGATCCGGCTGATGGCCACCGGGCCGTTCACCGAGTCCGATCTGGGCGTGGCCTGCTACCACTCCAAGGTCGGTGCGGTCGAGCTCTGCCTCAACCATCTCGTGGACGGCCCCGACGACTATGTCGTCGTTGACATGACAGCGGGTTCGGACTCCTTCGCCTCGGGGATGTTCACCCGTTTCGACATGACGTTCCTGGTCGCGGAACCGACCCGTAAGGGCGTCTCGGTCTACCGCCAGTACAAGGAGTACGCGCGGGACTTCGGGGTCGCGCTGAAGGTCATCGGCAACAAGGTGCAGGGCGAGGACGATCTGGAGTTTCTGCACGCCGAGGTGGGCGACGACCTGCTGGTCAGCGTCGGGCACTCCGACTGGGTACGGTCGATGGAGAAAGGCCGCCCCGCTCGCTTCGAACTGCTGGAGGCGGACAACCGGATGGCCCTGCAGGCGCTGCAGAATGCCGCGGAGGACTCGTACGAGCAGCGGGACTGGGGGCGCTACACGCGGCAGATGGTCCACTTCCATCTGAAGAACGCAGAGAGCTGGGGCAACGAGAAGACGGGCGCCGATCTGGCTGCCCAGGTCGACCCCGCCTTCGTTCTCGACGAGCGGTACGCGCAGGACGGCGCCACTCAGCCCGCCTGA
- a CDS encoding HAD family hydrolase has protein sequence MLCLVENRFLPRTAAFFDLDKTVIAKSSTLTFSKSFYQGGLINRRAVLRTAYAQFVFLAGGADHDQMERMREYLSALCKGWNVQQVKEIVAETLHDLIDPIIYDEAATLIEEHHTAGRDVVIVSTSGAEVVEPIGELLGADRVVATRMVVGDDGCFTGEVEYYAYGPTKAEAIRALAVSEGYDLSRCYAYSDSATDVPMLESVGHPHAVNPDRALRREATLREWPILVFDRPVRLKQRLPTFSLPPRPALVAAAAVGAAAVTAGLVWYTSRRRAATASA, from the coding sequence ATGCTCTGCCTTGTGGAAAACCGCTTCTTGCCGCGCACAGCCGCCTTCTTTGACCTGGACAAGACGGTCATTGCGAAGTCTTCGACGCTGACCTTCAGCAAGTCCTTCTACCAAGGCGGACTGATCAACCGCCGCGCTGTACTGCGCACTGCGTACGCACAGTTCGTGTTCCTTGCCGGGGGTGCAGATCACGACCAGATGGAGCGGATGCGGGAATATCTCTCCGCACTCTGCAAGGGCTGGAACGTCCAGCAAGTGAAGGAAATCGTCGCCGAGACCCTGCACGATCTGATCGACCCCATCATCTACGACGAGGCGGCGACGCTCATCGAGGAGCATCACACCGCCGGACGCGATGTGGTGATCGTTTCGACCTCGGGCGCCGAGGTCGTCGAACCGATCGGCGAGCTGCTCGGCGCCGACCGGGTCGTCGCCACCCGAATGGTCGTCGGCGACGACGGCTGCTTCACCGGCGAAGTCGAGTACTACGCATACGGGCCGACCAAGGCCGAGGCGATCAGGGCCCTCGCGGTGTCGGAGGGGTACGACCTCTCACGCTGCTACGCCTACAGCGACTCCGCCACGGATGTACCGATGCTGGAGTCGGTCGGCCATCCGCACGCGGTCAATCCCGATCGCGCGCTGCGGCGCGAAGCGACCCTCCGCGAGTGGCCGATTCTCGTCTTCGACAGGCCGGTCCGGCTCAAGCAGCGACTGCCCACGTTCTCGCTGCCACCACGGCCGGCATTGGTCGCGGCGGCAGCGGTGGGCGCAGCCGCCGTCACAGCAGGACTGGTCTGGTACACCTCCCGCCGCCGCGCCGCCACGGCCTCCGCCTGA
- a CDS encoding type II secretion system F family protein, with protein MGLSASASCAVVLCVGVAAWFVVAQDHGRRRARVLFVDGAVRSPLRVRWEQVWARSREWSGERREWLCLPVALVVAALGESVLPLLAGAVAVPLVRRWLRRRALGKERERRAAGVVALCGAVVGELRAGHEPGQALLVAVRGTGVMGAAEAGVTAAARFGGDVPGALGQAAREPGLDGLAGVAACWRVAVDGGAGLAAGLDRLEGALRAERRRREELRAQLAGAWSTVAVLALLPVLGLGLGAALGADPLEVLLHTPAGLVCLATGGLLEAAGLCWAARIVRAGEAA; from the coding sequence ATGGGGCTGTCGGCGAGCGCGAGCTGTGCGGTGGTTCTGTGCGTCGGGGTGGCGGCCTGGTTCGTGGTGGCGCAGGACCATGGGCGGCGGAGAGCCCGGGTGCTGTTCGTCGACGGGGCGGTTCGGTCGCCGCTGCGTGTGCGCTGGGAGCAGGTCTGGGCGCGGTCGCGGGAGTGGTCGGGGGAGCGGCGGGAGTGGCTCTGCCTCCCCGTGGCGCTGGTCGTCGCCGCGCTGGGGGAGTCCGTGCTGCCGCTGCTGGCCGGGGCGGTGGCGGTGCCGCTGGTGCGGCGGTGGCTGCGGAGGCGAGCCCTGGGCAAGGAGCGGGAACGCCGGGCGGCCGGGGTGGTGGCGCTGTGCGGCGCGGTCGTGGGTGAGCTGCGGGCCGGACACGAACCGGGGCAGGCGTTGCTCGTCGCCGTCCGTGGCACCGGGGTGATGGGGGCGGCTGAGGCCGGTGTGACTGCTGCGGCGCGATTCGGCGGTGATGTGCCGGGGGCGCTCGGGCAGGCGGCACGGGAGCCGGGTCTGGACGGGCTCGCCGGGGTGGCGGCCTGCTGGCGGGTGGCGGTCGACGGTGGGGCCGGGCTCGCGGCGGGTCTGGACCGCCTGGAGGGCGCGTTGCGGGCCGAGCGGCGCAGACGGGAGGAGCTACGGGCCCAACTGGCCGGTGCCTGGTCGACGGTGGCCGTGCTGGCGCTGCTCCCGGTGCTGGGTCTGGGGCTGGGGGCGGCGCTCGGGGCGGATCCGTTGGAGGTGCTGCTGCACACCCCGGCCGGGCTGGTCTGTCTGGCGACGGGCGGGCTCCTGGAGGCGGCCGGACTCTGCTGGGCAGCCCGGATCGTACGGGCGGGGGAGGCGGCGTGA